From the genome of Spinacia oleracea cultivar Varoflay chromosome 2, BTI_SOV_V1, whole genome shotgun sequence, one region includes:
- the LOC110790579 gene encoding BEL1-like homeodomain protein 11, with translation MVSQDTQSNPSPSCSSSLHQFIVSNPISSQTHFVNPHFDAYGSSNPYPDHNSLGNTHFPTIQSLGERMSRSINLVNQIDPDDHSDVSHTRHFMDLLGAPSEPTHGSNRLSLSLGSQVLHSPQYRQRTFSSELMQQAYSNLVNSSGDEESCNPGDYSFMGNTSFTAFSVSNSMYLKPAQSILEQVIDLGSKDIELSDVKRLFMSSRGLCAELREELMNNSFDSADKHDLQIKFSKLITLLEQVEGRYDEYCQRMEDLISSFEVLAGEGASKCYTALALQAMSRHFCSLRDAIVTQIKVTRKKISPELPKLGSGLSHLSLFDRNSNSRLSLQQIGLIQGAHRQAWRPIRGLPENSVIILRAWLFEHFLHPYPNDSEKLTLSSQTGLTKNQVSNWFINARVRLWKPMIEEMYKEEFGDTSVDSSGEGHTEKTEDQ, from the exons ATGGTTTCACAAGATACACAAAGCAACCCTAGTCCTAGTTGTTCAAGTAGTCTACACCAGTTTATAGTATCAAACCCAATTTCCTCCCAAACCCATTTTGTGAACCCACATTTTGATGCTTATGGTTCTAGTAACccatatccagatcataattCTCTTGGTAATACCCATTTCCCTACAATTCAGTCTCTTGGAGAAAGAATGTCAAGATCAATAAACCTTGTTAATCAGATAGATCCTGATGATCATTCTGATGTAAGTCATACTAGACATTTCATGGACCTTCTTGGAGCTCCAAGTGAGCCCACCCATGGTTCCAATAGGCTTTCTCTTTCGCTGGGTTCTCAAGTTCTTCACTCTCCTCAGTATAGGCAGAGAACCTTTAGCTCAGAGCTTATGCAACAAGCTTACAGTAACTTGGTTAATTCTTCTGGTGATGAAGAAAGTTGTAACCCAGGGGACTATTCTTTCATGGGGAACACCTCGTTTACCGCTTTTTCTGTTAGTAATTCGATGTACTTGAAGCCTGCTCAATCCATTCTTGAACAAGTGATCGATCTTGGAAGCAAAGATATCGAATTAAGCGATGTAAAGAGGTTGTTTATGAGTAGCAGAGGACTCTGTGCTGAACTCAGAGAAGAATTGATGAATAATAGCTTTGATTCAGCTGATAAACATGACCTGCAAATCAAATTTTCAAAGCTTATCACTTTACTAGAACAG GTGGAAGGGAGATATGATGAATATTGTCAGAGGATGGAAGATTTAATTTCATCATTTGAAGTGTTAGCAGGAGAAGGGGCATCAAAATGTTATACTGCATTAGCCTTACAAGCAATGTCAAGGCATTTTTGTAGCCTAAGAGATGCAATAGTAACCCAaattaaggttactaggaaaaaAATATCACCTGAGTTGCCTAAGCTTGGAAGTGGGTTATCCCATTTAAGTTTGTTCGATCGAAATAGTAACAGCAGGTTGTCCCTACAACAGATTGGTCTGATTCAAGGAGCTCATCGACAAGCATGGCGTCCTATTCGAGGCCTTCCTGAGAACTCGGTGATCATTTTACGTGCTTGGCTCTTTGAGCATTTCCTTCATCC ATACCCAAATGACTCTGAGAAGCTTACCTTGTCATCACAAACCGGGCTTACTAAGAATCAA GTTTCGAATTGGTTTATAAATGCAAGGGTAAGATTGTGGAAGCCAATGATTGAGGAGATGTACAAAGAGGAATTTGGGGACACTTCAGTAGATTCTTCAGGGGAAGGTCATACTGAAAAAACAGAAGATCAGTGA